The nucleotide sequence GCTTATTGAGCGTATGCTGTTTTTAGAAGGCACGCCTGATATGACAACGCGTACTGGATTTAAAGTGGGTAAAGACGTACCTGAAATGCTAGAAAGCGACTTGCGTGTTGAGTATGAAGTTGATGCTAAATTGCGTGAAGTAATAGCATTATGCGAAACAGAAAAAGATTACGTCACCCGCGATATGCTTATTGTGTTACTCGACGATACTGAAATGGATCACGCTCATTGGTTAGAGCAGCAAATCGGACTGATTAAACGCCTAGGATTACAAAACTACCTTCAGTCGCAGATGTAATCCTCTGTTACCCCGTTTTTGGCAATTTCATTATTGTGACTAATTCAATGCCTGAGGCAGACTTAAAAGGGTCGCTCAGGCGTTTTACGTTTCAGTGGTAAAATACAAATACGTTGGCTCGGTTGTGTCTTTTAGGTTCACGCGCAATTGCCATTTCATAAAGGCTTCACTGCAACTGCCCAGCATAAACCACCCAGACCAATGGGACTGATCCTCCTGATCTAACAGTACGGGTATTTTTCCCATGTACATATTCACCCCTTCTATCCACGCACTTTCAACCTGAGTACCTGCGGGTAACGTGAGGGTGAGTGTGACCGAGGTTTCTGGTTCTGGCGGTTCAGAGAAATGCGCACTGGCTTGTCTGCCTTGAATTAAAAATCGGCAACGTCCGTTGACAAAATGACAACTATTGCCTATTCCCTTTGTAGCATCGTCACCTTGTTGCTTGGCAACTTGGAACCGGTGCCCAATAAAAAGCGTCGCCGCCACAAGAAAAATACACAGCGGGCCTAGCCATGAATGTAAATTTTTTGTTTTAAATTTGTTTTCGTTTTTTAGCATTTCTTAAATTTTGTGTATTTCTTCATTGATGGAGATCAAGCATAGCGACTTTATGGTATCTTTTTGTAATTAAAAACCTTATCATCCGCGTACCAACTGGCTTGGAGACAATAATTATTACTCTTTCCGAGCTCGGTGTGAAGCGTTATTCCTTAGCTGATACACGTCTCGACCGTACTATTCCGGCAGTTGGAGACCATAGTTCATTTGAAGTGGAAGATTCATTAAAATGAGTGAAATAAGCCAAGCACAACCTGATTACAATTATAAAGTAGTTAGGCAATTTACCATCATGACCATAGTCTGGGGTATCATTGGTATGGGCCTAGGGGTATTTATTGCCGCGCAATTATTTGCACCTATGCTCAACTTTGACACACCATGGCTAACGTTCTCGCGTCTGCGTCCGTTACACACCAATGCCGTTATTTTTGCCTTCGGTGGCTGTGCATTGTTCGCAACGTCATACTATATTGTTCAGCGTACCTCTCAGGTAAGACTGTTCAGCGACAAATTAGCCGCATTTACCTTTTGGGGCTGGCAAGCCGTTATTGTGTTAGCGATCGTTTCGCTACCTCTCGGACTGACCAGTTCTAAAGAATACGCTGAGCTAGAATGGCCAATCGATATCTTGATTGCGCTGGTCTGGATCGCTTATATCATTAACTTCTTCGGAACCCTCGTTATCCGTAAAGTGTCGCATATTTACGTGGCAAACTGGTTCTTGGGCGCGTTCATGCTTACCGTGGCTGTATTGCACATAGGTAATAGCATGGCCATTCCGGTGTCTTTCACTAAGTCGTATTCGTTGTATGCTGGCGCCGTAGACGCCATGATGCAATGGTGGTACGGCCATAACGCAGTAGGTTTCTTCTTAACTGCGGGCTTCTTAGGCATGATGTATTACTTCGTTCCTAAGCAGGCGGGTCGCCCGGTTTACTCGTACAGACTGTCTATCGTTCACTTTTGGGCGCTAATTTCATTGTACATTTGGGCCGGTCCTCACCACCTACACTACACTGCCCTACCTGACTGGACTCAGTCTTTGGGTATGGTGATGTCAATTATCTTATTCGTTCCTTCTTGGGGCGGTATGATCAACGGTATTATGACGCTATCTGGCGCGTGGCATAAACTTCGCACCGACCCTGTACTGCGTTTCCTTATTGTTTCATTGTCTTTCTACGGTATGTCTACCTTCGAAGGTCCAATGATGGCAATTAAGACCGTTAATGCACTGTCACACTACACTGACTGGACTATCGGCCACGTACACTCTGGTGCACTAGGTTGGGTTGCCATGGTATCAATTGGTTCAATTTACCACTTGATCCCAGTGTTGTTTGGTCAACGTGCTATGTACAGTACTAAACTGGTTAACGTGCACTTCTGGTTCGCGACCATCGGTGTTGTGTTATACATCGTTGCTATGTGGATGTCTGGTGTACTACAAGGTCT is from Alteromonas australica and encodes:
- the bfr gene encoding bacterioferritin → MKGNQAIINGLNELLSYELAAMDQYFIHSQMYLDWGLQKLYERIDHEFDDERGHATKLIERMLFLEGTPDMTTRTGFKVGKDVPEMLESDLRVEYEVDAKLREVIALCETEKDYVTRDMLIVLLDDTEMDHAHWLEQQIGLIKRLGLQNYLQSQM
- the ccoN gene encoding cytochrome-c oxidase, cbb3-type subunit I: MSEISQAQPDYNYKVVRQFTIMTIVWGIIGMGLGVFIAAQLFAPMLNFDTPWLTFSRLRPLHTNAVIFAFGGCALFATSYYIVQRTSQVRLFSDKLAAFTFWGWQAVIVLAIVSLPLGLTSSKEYAELEWPIDILIALVWIAYIINFFGTLVIRKVSHIYVANWFLGAFMLTVAVLHIGNSMAIPVSFTKSYSLYAGAVDAMMQWWYGHNAVGFFLTAGFLGMMYYFVPKQAGRPVYSYRLSIVHFWALISLYIWAGPHHLHYTALPDWTQSLGMVMSIILFVPSWGGMINGIMTLSGAWHKLRTDPVLRFLIVSLSFYGMSTFEGPMMAIKTVNALSHYTDWTIGHVHSGALGWVAMVSIGSIYHLIPVLFGQRAMYSTKLVNVHFWFATIGVVLYIVAMWMSGVLQGLMWRAVNADGTLTYSFVESLEASKPFYVVRFIGGCFVVAGMLVMAYNTWKTVRAPKGSIAADPATQPA